The Pigmentiphaga aceris DNA segment ACATATCAAGTGGTCCAAGCGGTCTTGGAACATTACGAAGTGCGCACCAAAGATGCTGGGCGTAACGCCGCCATTCTCCGTGTCTGCGCAGATTTGAAGCTTTCGTCTCAAGAAACTCAAAAGCTTGCTGCCGCACACGCGCGACGCAATGGCACGGCATATCAATCACCATTTCCGCCCATCTCCAAAGCCGAAGCGGCGCTGCTTGTCTTCATTTTGAGAAAGCTGATTCCGTCGGCCCGTGCCCTCACAGGCCAAACATCAGCCTGAGCGACCAAACTACGGAAAGAAGCTCAACCGGCACTCGCCGTCAAAGCCTGTTTTCTCACTCAGCCCGCAGTCCGCTTCCCCAAACTCCACAAGATCGTCTGCCGTGCATGCGCAACGCGCGTTTTGCGCAGAGCACCTGCTGACCAGATCAGGTGATAACTCAAGCTGGTTCGTGCGACTGGTGGCGTGATTTCCATCAGCTCGCCACGGGCAATGGCTCCCGCGCACAGGTACTGCGGCAACGCGGTCCAGCCGAAGCCGGTGGTCAGCAGACTGCGCAAGGTGCGCAGATCCTGACCGATCAGCGCCGGGCTTGCCGGCCCGCGCCGTAGCTGGTTTTTGTCCAGCCATTGATCGATCAGCGGCAGTTCAAGGTTGTAGGCAAGCAGCGGTTCCGCGGCAAGCGCATCAGCCAAGTCTGGCGCGGCCTGCAACCTGGCCGCGACGGCTGGCGCTGCCACCACCAGCACTTCTTCGGCGCGGATCAGATCGCTGCGCAGGCGTTTGTCCGTGCTGGCATACGCCGAAATCCCCAGGTCGCAATGGCCCTCGATCAGCATGTGTGTGGTCATGTCCGCGCCACCGGTCTGCAAGCGCACGTTGATGCCTGCTTCCAGCAGCGGGACCAGTTCGGCGGCCACCACTTCGGCCAGGAAGTCGGCGTGACCGATGATCTGAATCGACCCCGCCATTTCCTCGGACCGGATGCGCGCCGAGGCCAACGCCGCTTCTGCTGCGTCCAGCTTGTCGCCGATGTCGGCTGCTAGTTCATCTGCTGCCGCCGTTGGCACCACGCCGGTTGACTCGCGCAGGAACAGCGATCGGCCAATGGCTTCTTCCAGCCCGGCAATGTGTTGCGACACCGCAGGCTGGGTCAGGTGCAAGGCGCGGGCAGCCGCACTGAGCGAGCGCTGGCGATAGACCTCGATGAATGTTCTAAGGCGGCCGAGTGACATCAGGGCATCATAAATTAATTTATACCCCCATGCCGATCTCTTGATTGGCGCGATATGGCGGCAAATCCCAGAATCGAATTTCTCCAGACAGCTTCATCGAACGCAGCAATCTTGATCCGCTGACGATGCGCGATTCGATTGATCCGGCTGTCTCTGCAAGCCATTCATCACAGGATTTGCCATGAACGCCGCCAATATCTCGGAAGACCTTCGCGCCATCGTGACGGCGATGAAGCGTGCTCACCTCAGCAACGGCCCTGCCAACGCCGCCCTGCGCATTGATCGCCTGGAACGCGCCGCAAAGCTGTTGGTGGGAAATCATCAAGACATCGCGAAGGCCATTTCCGCAGACTTCGGCAACCGCAGCGAATTCCAATCCCTGACGGCCGACCTGATGACGCCGGTGCATTCGCTTCGCCACGCCGCCGAGCATCTGGAACAGTGGATGCAGCCGGAAATCGTGCAGGCCCCCGCCCCCGGCATGAATGCGTGGATTCAGCAGCAAGCGCTGGGTGTGGTCGGCATCATCAGCCCGTGGAATTTCCCGATCAATCTGGCATTCGGCCCGCTGGCGGGTGTGTTTGCTGCAGGCAATACCGCGCTGCTGAAACCGTCGGAACTCACCCCGCGCACCTCGGACTTGCTGGCCGAACTGGTGGGCCGCTATTTCGACCCGATGGAATTCGGTGTGGTGCTGGGCGATGCATCGATCGGCGTTGCGTTCAGCGGCCTGCCCTTCGATCACCTGGTGTTCACCGGCAGCACCACGGTGGGCCGCCATGTGATGCGCGCGGCCGCAGAAAACCTGGTGCCTGTCACGCTGGAGCTAGGCGGCAAGTCGCCGGTTGCTATCGATGACGATGCCGACATTCGTGTGGCGGTCGAACGGGTGTTGACCGTCAAGACCTTCAACGCTGGCCAGATCTGCCTGTCGCCCGATTACGTGCTGATGCCGACGGACAAGCAAAACGCATTCGTCTCCGAGGCCCAGCAGTTCGTGGCCAAGATATTCCCCACGATGCTGGCCAACCCCGACTACACCAGCATCGTCAGCGACAAGCATTTCCATCGCTTGGTCCAACTGATTGAAGACGCCCGGAACAAGGGTGCGCATGTGGTCAGCCTGGCCCCTGCTGGCGAACCCGCCTTCGATGCGGCCACCCGCAAGATGGCACCGCATCTGCTGCTGAACGCAGACGACAGCATGCTGGTCATGCAGGAAGAAATCTTCGGCCCGCTGCTGCCCATCAAGGGCTACGCGAACCGCGCCGAGATAGTCGACTACATCAACGCGCATCCCCGTCCGTTGGCCGCCTATTATTTCGGCGACGACGCCACCCGCCAACAGGACTTCGCCGCACAGACCACCTCGGGCGCGCTGGTGTTCAACGACATCATGAGCCACGCCGTCATCGAAGGCCTGCCCTTTGGGGGCGTGGGCGCTTCGGGCATGGGGGCCTATCACGGCGTGCACGGCTTCCGTCGTTTCACGCATGCGAAGGCAGTCGTGCAGCAGGAAGCAAGCGGTGCCAGCGGCCTGCGACTGCGCGCGCCCTACGCAGAGAAGACAGCTGCCATCAAGGCGTCGTTGGGCTGATGCAGACTGGCACGAAAGACGCGGTGACGCATGGCGATAAACGTGACTGACCACACTTTCGAACAACACGACTGACAACGACTTTTCCAAACGCCGACATCCACACCAGAACGCGGGTCGGTAAGCAACTCAAATCAATAAGAAAGGAATGAACATGAAAGTTCTGATGGTGCTCACCTCGCACGACCAACTTGGCAACACCGGCCTGAAGACCGGCTTCTGGCTGGAAGAATTCGCCGCCCCCTACTTCGTCTTCAAAGACGCTGGCGCAGAAATCGTGCTGGCCTCGCCGGCAGGCGGCCAACCGCCGCTGGACCCGAAAAGCGACCTGCCCGAATTCCAGACCGGATACACCCAGCGCTTCAAGGAAGACCCCGCCGCCCAAGCCGCGCTGGCCAATACGGTGCTGCTGTCATCGGTACGCGAAGCCGACTTCGACACCGTGTTCTATCCCGGCGGCCACGGCCCCCTGTGGGACCTGGCGGAATCCACGCTGTCGATCCAGCTGATCGAAGCTTTCGACCGCGCCGGCAAGCCCTTCGGACTGGTGTGCCATGCCCCCGGCGCACTGCGCCACGTGAAGGCCGCCAACGGCGACCCGATCGTAAAAGGTCGCCGCGTAACAGGCTTCACCAACGGAGAAGAAGCCGCCGTGGAACTGACGGATGTGGTCCCCTTCCTGATCGAAGACGAATTCAAGGCGCAGGGCGGCCTGTACGAAAAGGGCCCGGACTGGGCACCGTACTTGGTCGTGGATGGACGCTTTGTCACCGGCCAGAATCCGGCCAGCTCGGAAGCCGTGGCGCATGAACTGGTGTCGCAGGTTCGGGCGCGCGGCCAGTAAGCGCCTGGGCAGATGCGGTAGTAGTGAGCCGATTAACTCGTTACGGGTCAAATCGGCTCAAATCGGGTCATTAAAGCTCATTGCGGGTCAAATACGGCTCAAAATGAGCCGCAAATGCTCGGTTCGGCTCATTTTGAGCCGTAACGCATGCTCCGCAGTGCACGACGAAACCAAACACGTCAGCATCACCAGCATGAAAAAGGGGCGCCCTGAAGCGCCCCTTGTCACGTGCATCGCCTATCTATCAGCGACGTAAACCGCTTACTTCACCGCCTTCCCGAACCCGCCACCACCCGGCGTCTGCACGACAAAAATATCGCCTGCCGCCAGTTCAGTCTTGTCCTGCGGGCCCAGATTCGTGACCGAGCCATCGACACGTTCCACCCAGTTGCGGCCCATCTCGCCGGGTTCACCACCTTCTTGGCCGAACGGTGCAAACACGCGGTTGTTCGACAGAATCGATGCCGTCATCGGCTCCAGGAAACGCAGACGACGCGTGCCGCCGTTGCCGCCTTGCCAGCGGCCTGCCCCGCCAGAACCTTCACGAATCTCATACGACTCCAGGCGCACCGGATAACGGAATTCCAGCACTTCCGGGTCGGTCAGGCGCGAGTTGGTCATGTGGGATTGCACGACCGACGTGCCATCAAAACCTTCCGATGCTTCGCTGTACGCGGCATCCACATTCACCAGCCCGGCACCCGTGCCACCGGCGATGGTTTCGTAGTACTGATAACGCGCGTTGCCGAAGGTGAAGTTGTTCATGGTGCCCTGGCTCGATGCCAGCACGCCCAATGCACCGTAGATGGCGTTGACCACGCACATCGAGGTTTCGACGTTGCCCGCCACCACCGCTGCGGGCGACACGGGACGCAGCATCGAGCCTTCGGGGATGATGATCTCGATGGGCTTCAGGCAGCCGGCGTTCAGCGGGATTTCGTCGTTCACCAAGGTGCGGAACACGTACAACACCGCCGCCACACCAATCGCGCCGGGGGCGTTGAAGTTGTTGTCCAGCTGCACGGACGTGCCGGTGAAGTCGACCACGGCGGAACGGTTTTCGCGGTCGGCGGTGATCTTCACCAGAATCTCGGCGCCGTTATCCAGCTTGTAGTGGAAGCTGCCGTCGCGCAGGTGCGCAATCACGCGGCGCACTGCTTCTTCGGCGTTGTCCTGCACGTGGTTCATGTAGGCCTTCACCACGTCCAGGCCGAAGTGGTCGCACATGTTCAGCAGTTCCTGCACACCCTTCTCGTTGGCGGCGATCTGGGCCTGCATGTCGGCGATGTTCTGATCCGGATTGCGCGCGGGCCACTTTGCACCGTTCTTGCCGGTCAGGATGTCGCGGGCGGCTTGTTCGCGGAATTCGCCGTTCTTCACCAGCGGGAAGTTGGTGAACAGCACGCCTTCGTGTTCGACCAGCTTGGAGTCCGGCGGCATGGAGCCGGGCGTGGTGCCGCCGATGTCGGCGTGGTGGCCGCGCGAGCCGACGTAGAACAGCACTTCCGATCCCGTGCGGTCGAACACCGGCGAGATCACCGTCACGTCGGGCAAGTGGGTGCCGCCGTGGTACGGGTCATTGATGACGTAGCTGTCGCCCGGTTGCATCGCCGTCTTGCCGTCGGCACCCTGGTTCTCGCGGATCACCGTCTTGATGGATTCGCTCATCGAGCCCAGGTGCACGGGCATGTGCGGGGCGTTGGCAATCAGGTTGCCGTCGGCATCGAAGATCGCGCACGAGAAGTCCAGGCGCTCTTTGATGTTGACCGAGTACGCGGTGTTCTGCAGGCGGTAGCCCATCTGTTCGGCAATCGACATGAACAGGTTGTTGAACACTTCCAGCATCACCGGGTCGGCGGTGGTGCCGATGGCACGGCGCTCGGGGCGAGCCACGACGCGCTTCAAGACCAGGTGGTCGCGCTCGGTGACGATGGCCTGCCAACCCGGTTCAACGATGGTGGTCTGGTTGGGTTCCGAGATGATCGCGGGGCCGTTGATGCGGTCGCCGGGGATCATGCCGGCGCGCACATACAAGGGCGTGTCGTGCCATTCGCCTGCGCTGTACATGCGGACAGAAGACGACGCCACCACATCGCCTGCGCGGGTAGCCGTCGGCGTAGGTTCGTCTACCGATTCCCCACCGCCCACGGCTTCCACGGAGACGGCTTCGACCACCAGCGCGCGGCTGGGCATCAGGAAGGAATAACGCTGGCGATAGGCGGCTTCGAAATCGGCCGTCATCGCGGCGATGTCGCCTGCGGCCACTTCCAGTGCGGTGTCGGTACCGTCGTATTTCAGGTGCACACGGCGATGCATACGGATGGTCGATGCGGCCAAGCCTTGGCGCTGCAATTCGGCATCGGCATCGGCTGCCAGGCGATCCAGCGTGCTGGCAATCGTCACCAGCGTGTCGTCGTTCAGACGCGCTTCGATGGTCTGTTCACGCAGCTCGGCCTGATCGGCCAAGCCCATGCCGTAGGCGGACAGCACGCCGCCGAAGGGGTGAGCGAAGACGGTGGTCATGCCCAGCGCATCGGCCACCAGACACGCGTGCTGGCCACCTGCGCCACCGAAGGTGGTCAGCGTGTATTCCGTCACGTCGTGGCCGCGTTGCACCGAGATGCGCTTGATCGCTTCGGCCATGTTGCCGACTGCGATTTCGATGAAACCTTCGGCCACTTGTTCCGGCGACATCTCACGGCCGGTGGCTTGGCTGATCTCGGCCGCAAGCGCAGTGAATTTCTGCACCACCACATCACGGTCCAGCGGCTGGTCGGCATTCGGGCCGAACACGCTGGGGAAGAACTGCGGCTGAATCTTGCCCAGCATGACGTTGCTGTCGGTCACGGCCAGCGGGCCGCCACGGCGATAGCTGGCGGGGCCGGGGTTGGCACCAGCGGAATCCGGGCCGACACGCAGGCGCGCGCCGTCGAAGTGCAGAATGGAACCACCACCGGCGGCCACGGTGTGGATGCTCATCATCGGTGCACGCATGCGCACACCGGCCACTTGGGTCTCGAACTCGCGCTCGAATTCGCCGGCGTAGTGCGACACATCCGTAGACGTGCCGCCCATGTCGAAGCCGATGACTTTCTTGAAGCCCGCCAGTTCACTGGTGCGTGCCATGCCGACGATGCCGCCTGCGGGGCCGGACAGAATCGCATCCTTGCCACGAAACGCGCGTGCATCGGTCAGGCCACCGCTGGACTGCATGAACATGATGCGGATGCCGGGTAGCTCGGAAGCAACCTGGTCCACGTAACGCTGCAAGATCGGCGACAGATACGCGTCCACCACGGTGGTATCGCCACGCGACACGAACTTGATCAGCGGGCTGACTTCCGACGATGCGGACACCTGCGTGAAGCCGATCTCGCGGGCGATTTCTGCTGCGCGTTTCTCATGTTGTGGATAACGCCAGGCATGCATGAAAACAATCGCCACGGCGCGAACGCCCGCAGCAAAGGTTGCTTCCAGGGAAGCACGGAGCGCCACTTCATCCAGCGCCTTGACCACCGTGCCATCCACACCCAGACGCTCGTCGGCTTCCACCACGGTGTCATACAACAATTCCGGCAGACGCACATGGCGCTCGAACAGCTTCGGCCGGTTCTGATACGCAATGCGCAGTGCATCGCGGAAGCCGCGCGTGGTGACCAGCGCGGTGCGGTCGCCCTTGCGTTCCAGCAGCGCGTTGGTGGCGACCGTGGTGCCCATCTTCACGCATTCGACCTGATCCGCAGGCACGGCCTCACCCGGCTTCAAGCCCAGCAGTTTGCGGATGCCGGCGACGGCCGCATCACGGTACTGCTCGGGGTTCTCCGACAGCATCTTTGCCGTGTCAAAGCTGCCATCGGGCTTGCGCGCCACGATGTCGGTGAAGGTGCCGCCCCGGTCGATCCAGAACTGCCAGCGGGGATCGTGGGGAATGGCTGCGGATGATGCGGAAGCAGAATGGCTCATGGCGTGACTCTGGTGGCAGATGGCAATGTCGGAGGCGGCACAAGGCCGCAGGGAATCTGGTCGTGCAGGCAGCGCAAGTCAAACGCGCTGCCGCCTTGCGAAAGCGGGGTCACCGCGTTGCACGCATGGCTCACGTGCAACGCGGTCGGATCACAAGCTGCGATACACATCCACGGCAGCCGTCACCGTCAGCATCTGCGCGGTATGCGCAAACACAAAGGCGTCGCCGTAGATGGTTTCGTCGGGGAACTCGGTGATCAGCGAAATGGGCGTGGGCTCGGTCGCGGACTCCGAAATCAGGCACGGAATGCCATTGATGATCTCGAAACCGTGCGCACCGGCGTGCGCTTCGAACGCCGCCACTTGCCTGGCGTTGAACTCAACCAAACCGGGCATTTCAGCCAACCTCAAAGTCACGCCTTCCACCAGTCGGCGCGACTTCTCGGCCAGACCGGGCTGATGACGCAACACCAGGAAGAAGCCCTTCGGAATCGTCCACATCTCGAACTTGCGCGGCAGGTAACCCGACCACGGACGCGTCCACTCGTGCGAGGGATAGCCGTGCAGATTGATGTGCAGCTCGGCCCCCGTCATGGCCACCGCATCGCGGCGTGCACCGGTTTCGAACCACGGTGCTTTCTCACGATAGGCGAGGTCATCCCCCAACGCGCTGTAACGTGCCGCGTGGTGCATGTGATGCGGATGCGTCTTGATCAGACGCTGATGCATCGCATATCCATCGGGGTTCTCAAGCGCAATCAAAGTGAAGTGCGCATCTTCACGGGCATCCAGCTGCTGCGCGGCACGCAGTATTCCCACCGGGCCAGACGTCTCGTTGGCATGCTGCGCCGCCGAGATCAGCACCGACGGGCCACTGCCCTTGCGGTAGACGGCCTGCACCACACGGCCTTGCCGTGAATGCGCCGAGAACTGCTCGCCGCGAATGCGCGTCATGGCTTCCGCAATGCGCATTTCCGACAGCGGCGCATCCTGCTTCTCGAAGGGATCACGCCCGGCTGCAAAGGCTTCGGCATCACCGCTGACAGCCGGGTCAACGGGCATCGACTCAAACGCGGGATACGAACCCACTTCCACGCGCACACGCGCATCGCCATCATGGCGTCGAATGTCCGGCACGATCTGCCCAGGCTGCATGCCACGATTGCCCACCGGCCGCGCCGAGTGCTGCTGGAACACTTCCAGCAACGCGAAGTACAGGTCTTCGTGCATGGCCTCGAAGGTGCTGACCTGTTCCTGGCCGTAGCCCAGCATGAACTCCATGCCCGGCATGTCGACACGAATGTCCATGCGCTCGAAGAACGGTTCTTCGTTGCCCCAGGAATGCGTCTGCACGGCCTGAACGACAGCTTCGAAAACGCCTTCGGCTTCCGTAGGCCAGGCCTGATCGATATCGGCTTCATCGGCGCAATTGCTGACGCAGACCCAGCCGGCCGGCGAAATCTGCGCCTGACCAACGTGATCAACGCATCGCACATTGGGGGCCAGCACGTCACGCTTTTCGATGCGGCCATCGGCGTAGTGCAGGTCCAGCTGATAGCGCAGCGCGCGGTCTTCATGCTCCACGGGGCCGGGCACTACCGTCCACGCGATGTCCGCGAACATGGATTGCAGCGGATACGATTCCAGCAGGAAACGCGTCGGAATCGCATGGTCGTGACGGGGATATTGCACCGTCACTGCGGTCAGACCGGCGTGGTCGATTTCTTCCAGAAACGCGTGCAACAGCGGCTTGTAGGCGCTGCGGATGGTGGCCTTGACGCCGTGCGCAGCCAGCGTGGCTTCCGCCGCGCGGCGGGCCTCGACGCCTTCGAACAACCAGGCCTGAAGCTGTGCACCCGCATAGGCCGGCGCAGAGAAATTCGTCACCAGCGCATCCAGACTGCGGGGGAAACTGCGATCGAGCAGAACACGCATGACTTATACCTTTCCAGTGGGATCGAGACGGTCGCGCAGCCAGTCACCAAGCAGGTTCAGGCCCAGTACGGTCAACATGATGGCCAGACCCGGCACCACGCTCACCCACCACGCGTCTTGCAGATAGGTACGGCCGTCAGCCAGCATGCCTCCCCAGCTCGGGATCATCGGATCGACACCCAGGCCCAGGAAGGTCAGGCTGCTTTCCAGCAGGATGTTGTTGGCGACGTTCAAGGTCATCAGGATGATCAGCGGGCCGATCACATTCGGCAGCACGTGGTGGCGGATCATCGCCAGGTCACGCACGCCAAAAGCACGAGCCGCCTGGATGAATTCACGCTCGCGCAGCGCCAGCACCTGGCCACGAATCAGGCGTGCGTACTGCACCCACTGCGAGATCACCATGAAGAAGATCACGTTGGTCAGGCCGCCACCCAGAATCGAGATGAAGGTAATCGCCACCAGAATGAAAGGCAGCGCCAGTTGCACGTCGGCAAAGCGCATCACGATCATGTCCCAGAAGCCCCGGTAGTAGCCAGAGATCAGGCCCATCACAGTGCCCAACAAGGCACCGGCGATCACCGACGCAAAGCCTACGGTCAGCGAAATCTTGCCGCCGACCACCACGCGGGCCAGCACGTCACGACCCAGCGGGTCGGTGCCGAAGATGTGGTCCCAGCTCTGGAACGGCGCGATCAGCCGCGAGCCGAGGTCCATGCTTTCGCCACCATCGGGAAACAGGAACCCCGACAGCAGCACAGCCAGGATCACGATGCCGCTGAGCGAAGCACCCAGGATGAATTCAAGCGAGCCGTAATTGCGACGGCGCGACACCACTTTCGCGGCGGGAGAAACGGTTGTCGTCATCTGTTTACTTGGTACGAATGCGGGGATCGACGATGCCGTAGGCAATGTCCACCACCAGGTTGACGATGACGATGACCAGCGCAAGCACCGTCACCGAGCCTTGCAGCACGGGGTAGTCGCGTCCGCCGATGGCGTCGAACGCAAGCGTGCCCATGCCGGGCCAGTTGAAGACTTTCTCGATCACCACGATGCCGCCGATCAGGTTGCCGAATTGCAGGCCCAGATAGGTGATCAGCGGAATCGCGCAGTTGCGCAGCGCGTGCTTGTACAGCACCACGCGTTCACGCAGGCCTTTGCTGCGCGCCACCATGATGTATTGCGCAGACAGCGTCTCCAGCATGGTGGTGCGCACCAGGCGCACGGTGGTTGCGCTCAAGATGATCGCCATGGTCAGCGAAGGCAGCACCAGGCTCATCGGGCCGTCCCAGCCCGAAGGCGGGAAGATCGGGAACACGATGGCCAGCAGCAGCACCAGCATCAGCGCCAACCAGAAGTTGGGGAAGGACAGGCCCACCAGCGACAGAATGCGAATGCCCTGGTCGGTGCTGGTGCCCTTTTTGACAGCCGCACGAATGCCCAGCGGCACCGAAATCACAATGGACAGGATCAAGGACGAGAACGCCAGCATCAGCGTGGCAGGCAGCGCGTCACCGATCAGACGGCTGACAGAGGTGCCGCCCATGAAGCTCGCGCCGAAGTCACCGGTGAACACGCCTTGCATGTACGTCAGGTATTGCACGTAGAAGGGGCGGTTCAGGCCAAGCGCCTGGCGGATGTTGGCAAGGTCTTGTTCGGTCACGCTGCCCGCGCCCTGGCTGAGCATCAGCGCAGGGTCGCCGGTCAGGCGCACCGCGAAGGCGACCAGCAGGGTCACGGCCAGGATCACGAAGAGCGCCTGCAAGCCGCGTTTGATGAGGAATCCGGTCATTGGCTACACATTGGCGAGCATTGGCTGACGGCCAGCCCACAAATTCGGGACGGCGCCGTCATGCTTGAAAAGGGGAAAGGGGGAAGCCCCCACGCTTTCCGCTGCGCGGAGGCGCTGCCCCCCGAAGGGGGCTTTTTTTGTCTTGGGGCGGCCCGGCGACAAAAAACCGCACCGCCCCTGCCGAGCAAACGTGATGACGATCAGTCGACCGTCACTTCGTTGAAGCGATAACGGATATCGCCAGGCACGGCGAAGTTCTTCACGCGGTCGTTCACACCGATCACCGTGTCCTGGCTGTACAGCGGCAGTTCCAGCGCGTTGTCGGCCACGTAGCGAGCCACATTGCGCAGCACGGCCTGACGGGTCTTGGTGTCGTAGGTCGCACGTTGCGACTCCAGGATCTTGTCCAGGGCCGGGTCGCTGTCATACGGGTTCCACTTCTGGCCCGTGTGATACATCAGGTACGCGGTGTTGTCGTAGTCGTAAGTCCAGCCGCCCCACACGAAGTGGAACATGTCACCCGTCTTGCCGCTGGGGATGATGTCGTTGATCAGCACACCGGTTTCATACGGCTTGAGCGTCGTGCGAATACCCACGCCTTGCAGGTAACCGGCGACGGCTTGCGCCACTTCGCGGAAGGTCGGGTCGGTACCGCGGAAGTCCAGCTGCACGGTCGAGCCCATCTTCACGCCCGCAGCCTGCAACATCTTGCGCGCCTCAGCCTGGCTGAACGGCAGCGGCTTCAGGTCCGGGTCGAAACCGAAGGACAGTTCGCCCTGGAAGCTGGCGATCGGCTTGCCGTAGCCCAGCAGAATCTGCTTGATGATGGCTTCGCGGTCCACGGCCATGATCAGTGCCTTGCGCACTTCCTTGTTGGCGGTGATGCCCGACTTGGTGTTGAAGCGCAGCACCACGGCCACCGGGCCGCTGGTGGTGACGACCTTCACGTTCGGCGCTTTCTTGATCGTGGCAACCATGCCCAGCGGGATGGCGGAAGCGATGTCGATGCGGCCGGCTTGCAGTTCCGACGCTTGCGTGCCCGGCTCTGCGATGAAGCGGTAGTTCACGCCATCGAGCTTGGGCGCGCCGGCCCAGTAGGCGTCGTTACGCACCAGCGACAGGCTGGTCTTGGGTTTGTATTCGGCCAGCTTGAACGGGCCGGTACCGACCGGATGCTCGTTGAAGTAGGCATCGCCCTTCTCGGTGATGTACTTCGGCGGCACGATCATCGCGCCGTAGCCGGCCAGCTTGGTCAGCAACACCGGGTCGGGCTGCTTCATGTGGAAATCGACCGTCAGGTTGTCGACCACTTCCACCTTGCCGATGGCGTTGTAGTTCGACTGCTGCGGGCCCTTCTTGCCTTCTTCGCCCAGCAGACGGTCGAAGGTGAACTTCACGGCGGCAGCGTTGAACGGCTCGCCGTTGTGGAACACCACCTTGTCACGCAGCTTGAAGCGGATGCGGGTGTCGTTGTCCAGGAATTCCCAGCTGGTGGCCAGGCCAGGAACCAGCTTCATGTCGGCACCGCGAATCGTCAGGCCGTCATAGATGTTGCTGCCGACCGAGCCCCACCAGGTCACGAAGGTGTCGATCGGGTCCCAGCTGCCGGCGTCTTGCGTGATCGCGACATTGAGCGTGCCGGCGGCGTGGGCCGCAGGCGCGGCGATGGCCAGCGTGCTGGCAACCAGTGCGGCGCCGAGCGCCAGCGGGGTCTTGGACAATGCGAACATGAAACTCGCCTTTACAGTGGGTAGGCCCGGGGAAGGCCGTGGACGAAAAATGGGGGGATGTCTTTGCAATGCGGCGAACGGGTCAGGCCGCGACCAGATGGCCGGGCGCGACTTCAACCAGGCGCGCCAGCGTCGGCTCGTCGCCCACCTTGCGGATCGGGCTGGGAATCTCGCTGACGTTGATCTCGGTGTCGATCGGGCGGCCAGGTTCAGCCACCGGCACGGCCGACAACAGCTTGCGGGTATACGGGTGTTGCGGGTTCTCGAACACGTCGCGGCGGCTGCCCAGTTCGACAATCTGGCCCAGGTACATGACCGCCACACGATGGCTGATCTTCTCGACCACCGCCATGTCGTGCGTGACGAACAAATACGCCAGGCCGCGCGACTTCTGCAGATCCATCAGCAGATTCAGAATCTGCGCCTGGATCGATACGTCCAGCGCGGATACCGATTCATCGGCAATGATCAGTTTCGGGTCGCAGGACAGCGCACGCGCAATACAC contains these protein-coding regions:
- a CDS encoding type 1 glutamine amidotransferase domain-containing protein — protein: MKVLMVLTSHDQLGNTGLKTGFWLEEFAAPYFVFKDAGAEIVLASPAGGQPPLDPKSDLPEFQTGYTQRFKEDPAAQAALANTVLLSSVREADFDTVFYPGGHGPLWDLAESTLSIQLIEAFDRAGKPFGLVCHAPGALRHVKAANGDPIVKGRRVTGFTNGEEAAVELTDVVPFLIEDEFKAQGGLYEKGPDWAPYLVVDGRFVTGQNPASSEAVAHELVSQVRARGQ
- a CDS encoding hydantoinase B/oxoprolinase family protein codes for the protein MSHSASASSAAIPHDPRWQFWIDRGGTFTDIVARKPDGSFDTAKMLSENPEQYRDAAVAGIRKLLGLKPGEAVPADQVECVKMGTTVATNALLERKGDRTALVTTRGFRDALRIAYQNRPKLFERHVRLPELLYDTVVEADERLGVDGTVVKALDEVALRASLEATFAAGVRAVAIVFMHAWRYPQHEKRAAEIAREIGFTQVSASSEVSPLIKFVSRGDTTVVDAYLSPILQRYVDQVASELPGIRIMFMQSSGGLTDARAFRGKDAILSGPAGGIVGMARTSELAGFKKVIGFDMGGTSTDVSHYAGEFEREFETQVAGVRMRAPMMSIHTVAAGGGSILHFDGARLRVGPDSAGANPGPASYRRGGPLAVTDSNVMLGKIQPQFFPSVFGPNADQPLDRDVVVQKFTALAAEISQATGREMSPEQVAEGFIEIAVGNMAEAIKRISVQRGHDVTEYTLTTFGGAGGQHACLVADALGMTTVFAHPFGGVLSAYGMGLADQAELREQTIEARLNDDTLVTIASTLDRLAADADAELQRQGLAASTIRMHRRVHLKYDGTDTALEVAAGDIAAMTADFEAAYRQRYSFLMPSRALVVEAVSVEAVGGGESVDEPTPTATRAGDVVASSSVRMYSAGEWHDTPLYVRAGMIPGDRINGPAIISEPNQTTIVEPGWQAIVTERDHLVLKRVVARPERRAIGTTADPVMLEVFNNLFMSIAEQMGYRLQNTAYSVNIKERLDFSCAIFDADGNLIANAPHMPVHLGSMSESIKTVIRENQGADGKTAMQPGDSYVINDPYHGGTHLPDVTVISPVFDRTGSEVLFYVGSRGHHADIGGTTPGSMPPDSKLVEHEGVLFTNFPLVKNGEFREQAARDILTGKNGAKWPARNPDQNIADMQAQIAANEKGVQELLNMCDHFGLDVVKAYMNHVQDNAEEAVRRVIAHLRDGSFHYKLDNGAEILVKITADRENRSAVVDFTGTSVQLDNNFNAPGAIGVAAVLYVFRTLVNDEIPLNAGCLKPIEIIIPEGSMLRPVSPAAVVAGNVETSMCVVNAIYGALGVLASSQGTMNNFTFGNARYQYYETIAGGTGAGLVNVDAAYSEASEGFDGTSVVQSHMTNSRLTDPEVLEFRYPVRLESYEIREGSGGAGRWQGGNGGTRRLRFLEPMTASILSNNRVFAPFGQEGGEPGEMGRNWVERVDGSVTNLGPQDKTELAAGDIFVVQTPGGGGFGKAVK
- a CDS encoding coniferyl aldehyde dehydrogenase translates to MNAANISEDLRAIVTAMKRAHLSNGPANAALRIDRLERAAKLLVGNHQDIAKAISADFGNRSEFQSLTADLMTPVHSLRHAAEHLEQWMQPEIVQAPAPGMNAWIQQQALGVVGIISPWNFPINLAFGPLAGVFAAGNTALLKPSELTPRTSDLLAELVGRYFDPMEFGVVLGDASIGVAFSGLPFDHLVFTGSTTVGRHVMRAAAENLVPVTLELGGKSPVAIDDDADIRVAVERVLTVKTFNAGQICLSPDYVLMPTDKQNAFVSEAQQFVAKIFPTMLANPDYTSIVSDKHFHRLVQLIEDARNKGAHVVSLAPAGEPAFDAATRKMAPHLLLNADDSMLVMQEEIFGPLLPIKGYANRAEIVDYINAHPRPLAAYYFGDDATRQQDFAAQTTSGALVFNDIMSHAVIEGLPFGGVGASGMGAYHGVHGFRRFTHAKAVVQQEASGASGLRLRAPYAEKTAAIKASLG
- a CDS encoding LysR family transcriptional regulator; protein product: MSLGRLRTFIEVYRQRSLSAAARALHLTQPAVSQHIAGLEEAIGRSLFLRESTGVVPTAAADELAADIGDKLDAAEAALASARIRSEEMAGSIQIIGHADFLAEVVAAELVPLLEAGINVRLQTGGADMTTHMLIEGHCDLGISAYASTDKRLRSDLIRAEEVLVVAAPAVAARLQAAPDLADALAAEPLLAYNLELPLIDQWLDKNQLRRGPASPALIGQDLRTLRSLLTTGFGWTALPQYLCAGAIARGELMEITPPVARTSLSYHLIWSAGALRKTRVAHARQTILWSLGKRTAG